The stretch of DNA TCAGGGCGTTCGAATCGAAAACCCGCTGGAGTAGGCCCGAAACCACCTACTCCGAGCGCAGCGCCTCCATCACGTCCACGCGTGCGGCCCGCGCAGCCGGCACTACTGATGCCAGAACGGCCGCACCCGCCAGCAGAATCGCCGCGCCCGCGATGGGCAGCGCGCCTGGAATGTGCACCTCAGGAACGACGGCGCCCACCACCTGCACAAGGATCAAACCGCCCACCACGCCCGCCACGATGCCAATGCCGGCGATCACGGCGCCCTGCCGCAGCACACCCATCAGCAAGTGACGCGGCGACGAACCGATCGCCAGACGCACACCGAACTCACGCGTCCGCGCGCTCACCGAAAACGCGAGCACACCGGCCACGCCCACCACGGCGATCATCAGTGCCACGCCGGCAAAGCCGCCGAACATCAGCGCGTTCAGGCGATCGGGTGCCAGCACCTCCGCACGCACGTCTTCAAGCGTGGCGGCGCGCTCCACCGGCTGCTCCGGCTTCAGGCCCTGGATGATGCTTGTGATCGGAGCCACCAGCGCATAGGGATCTCCCTTGGCGTGCACGAACAACCGCCCGCCGCCAATCTCCTGCTCGAACGGGTGATACACCGTCATCGCTGGTCCCGGCACCACATTCTCATCGTCCACATCCGCTGCGATGCCGACGATGCGGCGTCCGGCCGTGGAGATGCCGACAAACTCCACCACGGGATCGGTCCACATGAGGTTGCGATCAAGTACGTCGCGTGACCCGAACATCCGTTTCGCGATGCTCTCGCTGATGATCACGACCGGCGCCGTGTCGGCGCGATCGGCGGCCGTGAAATCGCGGCCGGCGACAAGCGGGACGCCGAGGGCGGCAAAAAATCCTGGGGACACCGTGCGGAAGCGCGCACGCGAGTCCTCTTCGCCGTTGGCCCTCGTGTACCCCTCCACCTTGAACTGGAAGCCGGGGCCGAAGACGCCGGCATCACGCCACGGCACCGCGGTGCCGACGGCCACCCGCTCCACGCCAGACAATTCCCCAACACGCCGCATCACCTCGCGATAAAACGCGCGGGCCTCCTCGGGCGGGCGATCGAATGACACGGGCACGTGCAGCGCCAGGACGCTGCTCAAGTTGTAACCGGTTGGCGCATTCTGCAACGCGATGAGCGCGGTCACGAGCGCACCGGCGCCGGCAAGCAGCACGAAGGACGCGGCAATCTGCGTCACAGCGAACACGCGCAAGCGCCGGTTGGTGCCGGTGGTGAGGCGGAGGCTGCTGCTGGAAAGTCCGAGGCCGTTGGTGGCGTCGGCCGAAGGCAGGCGCGGCACAAACGCGAGGAGCACGGCGGCGGCCATGGCCAGACCCACGCCCACCCACAACATGCTGGTGTTCACGGTCAGGTCGAGTGCGCGCACTGAGAAGCGCGACGCGTAGCGCGCCAGCACGTCCACCATCGGCCGCGCGAGCGCAATGCCCAGCACCGCGCCTCCTCCGCACAGCAGCAGGCTCTCGGCGAGCAGTGTCCGTCGCAGCGCGGCTCGGCTGGCGCCCAACGCGGCGCGGATGGCGAGTTCGCCTTCACGGCGAACCGAGCGCGCCAGGATCAGGTTCGCCACGTTCGAACACGCGATGATGAAGATGAGCGCGGACGCGGCCAGCAACACCAGCAGGACGGTGCGCGCGGGCGCCGTGATCTGATCGCGGAGCCGGACGCCGCTGATCTCGAACCGATCCTGCTCCGGATATGCCTCTTTGTGACTTGCCATCATGGCCGAGTGCGCCGTCCGCAACTCCGCGATCGCGGTCTCGGGCTCAACGCCTGGCACGAGACGGCCAAACAACTCGGTCATCCGGTGCACTCGTCCGTCCACCATGGTGGCGTCCAGGTGATGCGGACTCGTCACCACGTTGGCCATGATCTCCGTCTCGGACGGATACGGCACAGACGGTTCCAGGACGCCGACGATGGTGGCCGCGCGGTCGCCGAGGCGGACGGTCTTGCCGATCACCGCCTCGTCGGCCTTCAGGACGCTGGTCCAGAACCGGTGCGTCAGCACCACCACTCCTGCGGCGTTCGGGCCGTCGTCGGACGGACCAATCAGACGGCCGACCACCGGGCGCAGGCCCATCACGCCGAAATACGATCCGCCCACGACGCCGGCGCGTACCACGCGCGGATCACCAAGGCCCAGCAGCGTGAACTCCAGCGTCGAAAAGTCGCCGAAGGCCGCCACACTCTTCACGCTGGCCTGAAGGTCCCGCAGCTCCGGCACAGAGAAGTTCGCGTTCTCCACCTTGATACCGGGAGCGCTCTGCCGGATGTAGATCAGCCGATCTTCATCCCGGTTCGCCAGGGGGCGCAGCAGAACGCCTTCCACCACCGTGAAGATGGCCGCATTGGCGCCGATGCCCAGCGCCAGCGTGAGCATGACGGTGAGGGCGAGGCCCCTGACGCGGACGAGCGACCGCGCGGCGTGACGAAGTTCTTTGAGCATGAGGCGCCGATTTTACCGCAGCGGAATCGGTCATGCAGGCTCAGCCGATGGTGTCCTTTGACTCGACATGGCCCGGCGCGCATACTTGAAAACAGCCGTCCGCTCCACGCGTTTAGAGGAGGCCCCATGACCGGCTGTTTCCCCGCCCGCCAGATTTTCCCGTTTGCCCTCGCGCTTGCGGGAGGGGCGCTCGTGGCCGGAGCGATTCTTGGGGGTGTGATTGGCGCCGCCGTCGGTACCTCCCAAACGCAGGTGTATCAGGCGCCGGGCGCGGCGAGGATCACCCTGGCTCCCCACGTCTCCCGCGGCCGCAGCGGCATCACTGTCGTGATTGCGTTCTGACGGGTGCGGCACGTCGGGAGTTCAGGCCACGCCAAGTAGTTCCACATCGAAGACCAGGGTTGCGTTCGGCGGGATGACGCCGCCTGCTCCCGCCGCGCCATAGGCGAACTCTGGAGGCAGCACCAGCCGACGCACACCGCCGACTTTCATCCCCTGCACGCCCTGGTCCCATCCACGGATCACGCGGCCCGCGCCGATCTTGAACGAAAACGGCCCCCGCCCGACGGAGGAATCAAACTTCGCACCTTTGTGCTCGGGCGCATCCTCGGAATACAGCCAGCCCGTGTAATTCACCGTCGCCGTCTGGCCCGAGTTGGCCATGGGGCCCGTACCGTCCTGCAGATCAATTTGTGAGTACATGATTGCGCACCTGCACTCAGGTTACGACAAAACGCACCGAAGCCGGAACAGCGGGCCGGACACTTCACTCGGAGCCCCGCAGTGCTGTCAGGTTCCCTTGATCGCGTGAGGGTCCTTCTCGGCGAACGGCTCCGGCTTGGGCTTCACCCCGCGCCAGTCGGCGTAGACCCGCGTGAACTCCGCACCGAACAGCAGGATCTGGCACGAGTAGTAGACCCACAACAGCAGCACCATCATTGACCCGGCCGCTCCGTAGGCCGACGCCATCACGCTCTGCCCGAGGTATAAACCGATCAACTGCTGCCCCACCGCAAACAGCACCGCCGTCACGAACGCGCCCGTGCTGACGTCCCGCCAATGCAGCCGGACGTCGGGCAGGAACCGGAACAACAGGGCAAACAAGCCGGTCGTGACCACGAGCGACACCAGCAGGCCGATGGCGGTCCAGACGATGGGGAGTTCGGGTGACAGGCGGGAGATCCACTCGTTGAGCGCCGCCAGCGCCGCAGTCACCGCCAGCGACACCAGCAGCAGGAAGCCGACGGCGACCACGAGCCCAAACGATCGAAGCCGGTCGAGCAGGAACGCCTTGACGCTGACGCCGGCTCTCACCTTCACGCGCCAGATGGTGTTGAGCGCCATCTGCAACTCGAGGAACGCCCCCGTCGCGGCAACCAGGAAGGTGATGCTGCCAATGACACTGGCAATGGCACCGGCGCGCCGTTGGCTGGCGCCCTCGAGCAGGCCCTGCACGGCCAGTGCGCCCTCGCGCCCGACCAGCGAGTCGAGTTGGCCGACAATTTCGCCGCGCACCGCCTCCTGACCGAACACGGCGCCGGCAATCGCCGTCGCCACCAGCAGGATCGGCGCGATCGCAAACAGCGTGAAATACGCGAGCGACGCGCCCAGCCGGGGCGCGTCATCGTCCCACCAGGCGCGGGCGGCGACGCCAAACAGGCGCAGGATGACCATCACACTGTCCAGCATCCTCATGACCGTGTCGCGTCGCTATCCAATTGTGCACGCCGGGGCCGCGCGGCCACACGCTACAGTCGAAATGGACAAGCACGATGAACGAACCGTCGAACCCGCTGACACCGTGGATTACCT from Acidobacteriota bacterium encodes:
- a CDS encoding ABC transporter permease is translated as MLKELRHAARSLVRVRGLALTVMLTLALGIGANAAIFTVVEGVLLRPLANRDEDRLIYIRQSAPGIKVENANFSVPELRDLQASVKSVAAFGDFSTLEFTLLGLGDPRVVRAGVVGGSYFGVMGLRPVVGRLIGPSDDGPNAAGVVVLTHRFWTSVLKADEAVIGKTVRLGDRAATIVGVLEPSVPYPSETEIMANVVTSPHHLDATMVDGRVHRMTELFGRLVPGVEPETAIAELRTAHSAMMASHKEAYPEQDRFEISGVRLRDQITAPARTVLLVLLAASALIFIIACSNVANLILARSVRREGELAIRAALGASRAALRRTLLAESLLLCGGGAVLGIALARPMVDVLARYASRFSVRALDLTVNTSMLWVGVGLAMAAAVLLAFVPRLPSADATNGLGLSSSSLRLTTGTNRRLRVFAVTQIAASFVLLAGAGALVTALIALQNAPTGYNLSSVLALHVPVSFDRPPEEARAFYREVMRRVGELSGVERVAVGTAVPWRDAGVFGPGFQFKVEGYTRANGEEDSRARFRTVSPGFFAALGVPLVAGRDFTAADRADTAPVVIISESIAKRMFGSRDVLDRNLMWTDPVVEFVGISTAGRRIVGIAADVDDENVVPGPAMTVYHPFEQEIGGGRLFVHAKGDPYALVAPITSIIQGLKPEQPVERAATLEDVRAEVLAPDRLNALMFGGFAGVALMIAVVGVAGVLAFSVSARTREFGVRLAIGSSPRHLLMGVLRQGAVIAGIGIVAGVVGGLILVQVVGAVVPEVHIPGALPIAGAAILLAGAAVLASVVPAARAARVDVMEALRSE
- a CDS encoding FKBP-type peptidyl-prolyl cis-trans isomerase; this encodes MYSQIDLQDGTGPMANSGQTATVNYTGWLYSEDAPEHKGAKFDSSVGRGPFSFKIGAGRVIRGWDQGVQGMKVGGVRRLVLPPEFAYGAAGAGGVIPPNATLVFDVELLGVA
- a CDS encoding YihY/virulence factor BrkB family protein, coding for MLDSVMVILRLFGVAARAWWDDDAPRLGASLAYFTLFAIAPILLVATAIAGAVFGQEAVRGEIVGQLDSLVGREGALAVQGLLEGASQRRAGAIASVIGSITFLVAATGAFLELQMALNTIWRVKVRAGVSVKAFLLDRLRSFGLVVAVGFLLLVSLAVTAALAALNEWISRLSPELPIVWTAIGLLVSLVVTTGLFALLFRFLPDVRLHWRDVSTGAFVTAVLFAVGQQLIGLYLGQSVMASAYGAAGSMMVLLLWVYYSCQILLFGAEFTRVYADWRGVKPKPEPFAEKDPHAIKGT